gggagtaggattGAAACAGCATAGTAGGTAAGAAAGAGTACGTAGGGCAGCAAAAGGACATCAAACAGCGATCCCCCTAAATGCGAACCGCCAATCTTAAGCTGTGgaaaaatttgacaaaatgctACATCTTTGTTAGTACTTTGCCTCAAAAGCACACTTTTATTTTCTTAGACAAAATAGCACATCTTTCGTTGCCACCATGACAAAACAtcatttttgaactttttgagGCTACTTATTCGAACcaggcccacatgtcatattttcctGGACCGCATTGCCCTCGGGCATCAATTAACAGGACCCTGATATAACGCTGGCGCTCACCCCCAACCTCAGCACAATCGAAACGCGCTCAATCTGTTCAATCCGATCGGAGATACAAACCCTAATCCCCAAATCCCCTCCCCTCGCCATCCTCGCCGACATCGCCGATGACGAGATCATGGGTATTCCCCTCGTCCACCCACCCCCCCTTCCCTGCCGGTTCccgacgccgccacctccgGTCGATCCGGATCATCACCAGAGATGGTTCAGCTCGACACAAAGGCGTACATCACGGATGATCGGAGCAACGGGACAACCGCTACGGCCTCCACGCGCGAAGCCCATGTCGTGAAGGTATCCTTCTGGCTTGCCAATCCCCCGACTGTCTCCCACCTGTGCGTCCACTGCCCCGGCCTGAAGGTTACTGACTTCGTCGCCGAGCCCGCCGTCGTCTGCTCGGAGAAAAACATcgccatcctcctcatctCATTCTCTTTCCCACCCAGCAACGATCCGGATGAGTTGGGGTTCAGCGACTTCTTCGTTTATAGAGCACACTCCGAGCACCCGTCCCTTGATCGGCTCCCGAGCCCACATCTGCGTTTCCTCTATCCTCAGGAAGTTGGTCTCTTGCCCTGCCTAGGCGACGGCGATGATGAATTTGTCCTGGCCACTCTTTCTTCGCGGCTGAATCCTCGGGAGTATGATCTCCACATGTACGTGTCCAAGACGGGGAGATGGAGCACTAAGTTGGTACTGTTGGAGTCACCACCGGCAAACTCCAGGGATGCTTTGCTTCTTTTTAGAACTGACAAGACGATCACACTTGAAGGAGGCTCTATGGCCTGGGTCAATCTCTGGAGGGGTGCTCTGCTGTGCAATGTGTTTGACGAGAACCCTGTGGTCCGATACATCCGATTTCCTCGTCCTGCAAACGGCAACAAGGCCAACTCCAAAGAAAAATGTGCACAACTGTACCGGGATGTCACCTACACTAACAATTTGCTCAAGTTTATTGAGGTTGAACCTTATAAAAGACCAGATATTTGTCAAGGACTGGTACAACCTGATATTAATGTGTTCTCTGACGAAGACTATGAAGACGATTTGGACACCACTGCCACCCGCACTTGGTATGGCTGGAAAGCTTCCATATGGAGCAGGAAGGCTTCTTCGACAAGTTGGTATAGGGGTTTCACGGTTGATGTTGATGAAATCGTGATAAGTGATCCAACACACTCTGACTTGTTGCCTGAGCTGACGGTTGGATACCCTGGAAAATCAACATTGCAGAATCGGGTAACTTCTTCTCCCATTTTGAGAATCCAAGGTGATGATGTTGTTTACCTGATGTCTAAGGTGAActttgaggatgaggaaaCATGGGTGATTGGTGTTGATATAAAAACAAAGAATCTACGAGGAGTGGCCTCGTTTTCTACTGACAGATCCGTCTATTCCAGTCCCGCATACCTTCCCTGTTCACTCTCGGGATATTTGGACATGACTTCAAATAGTTCTGACGGTACTTATTTTTACCATTCTCGCTCCAGCCTTTTCTGATCGCACTTCAAATAATTTTGACGGTGCTTCAAACTGTCTTCAAATAAATCAAATCCCCGTTTACCAGTTGTGTTCGGCTAATGTATCTGTGCTGACATATTTGGACTGAAATAATTTGTTCTCAACTATGTGAGGTTTTCCATCTACTTGGGATGCAACCTCAGTAAGAACGAATCATCTGTTTATGTGTATAAAATAAAACTCTGCATTGACGTATAGCACATCTGCATACATGATTATTTGATCTCAACCAGAGTTTCCTAACAGATGCATGGTTACCCATATTGTGCTGCTTTATAAACTGTTTTTCGCATTTGCCTGTTGACGCAAATTGTGAGGCTTCAACTCGTAAAAGGTTTTCTTATTCTTCTATATTTCAACTTTAATCATGCTTGCAAAATATTCACTTACAATTCTTTTGTTACAA
This is a stretch of genomic DNA from Brachypodium distachyon strain Bd21 chromosome 1, Brachypodium_distachyon_v3.0, whole genome shotgun sequence. It encodes these proteins:
- the LOC100834137 gene encoding uncharacterized protein LOC100834137 isoform X2, with the translated sequence MVQLDTKAYITDDRSNGTTATASTREAHVVKVSFWLANPPTVSHLCVHCPGLKVTDFVAEPAVVCSEKNIAILLISFSFPPSNDPDELGFSDFFVYRAHSEHPSLDRLPSPHLRFLYPQEVGLLPCLGDGDDEFVLATLSSRLNPREYDLHMYVSKTGRWSTKLVLLESPPANSRDALLLFRTDKTITLEGGSMAWVNLWRGALLCNVFDENPVVRYIRFPRPANGNKANSKEKCAQLYRDVTYTNNLLKFIEVEPYKRPDICQGLVQPDINVFSDEDYEDDLDTTATRTWYGWKASIWSRKASSTSWYRGFTVDVDEIVISDPTHSDLLPELTVGYPGKSTLQNRVTSSPILRIQGDDVVYLMSKVNFEDEETWVIGVDIKTKNLRGVASFSTDRSVYSSPAYLPCSLSGYLDMTSNSSDGGCNTHGRNDLMNIGNDCCEWARRLYYRG
- the LOC100834137 gene encoding uncharacterized protein LOC100834137 isoform X1 is translated as MVQLDTKAYITDDRSNGTTATASTREAHVVKVSFWLANPPTVSHLCVHCPGLKVTDFVAEPAVVCSEKNIAILLISFSFPPSNDPDELGFSDFFVYRAHSEHPSLDRLPSPHLRFLYPQEVGLLPCLGDGDDEFVLATLSSRLNPREYDLHMYVSKTGRWSTKLVLLESPPANSRDALLLFRTDKTITLEGGSMAWVNLWRGALLCNVFDENPVVRYIRFPRPANGNKANSKEKCAQLYRDVTYTNNLLKFIEVEPYKRPDICQGLVQPDINVFSDEDYEDDLDTTATRTWYGWKASIWSRKASSTSWYRGFTVDVDEIVISDPTHSDLLPELTVGYPGKSTLQNRVTSSPILRIQGDDVVYLMSKVNFEDEETWVIGVDIKTKNLRGVASFSTDRSVYSSPAYLPCSLSGYLDMTSNSSDGGCNTHGRNDLMNIGNGTTIVVSGLDACITEDD